From the Strix uralensis isolate ZFMK-TIS-50842 chromosome 33, bStrUra1, whole genome shotgun sequence genome, one window contains:
- the CELA1 gene encoding chymotrypsin-like elastase family member 1 → MTTPQLGLTPPCTLSPAGRCSEQDLDGVQRVVGGTEARSHAWPSQISLQYYSGGSWHHTCGGSLIQRNWVMTAAHCVDRNMNFRVVAGEHNLNRNDGSEQVFSVSKIIINPSWNSNNAAAGYDIALLRLASYATLNSYVQLAVLPQQGSILPNDYPCYITGWGLTRTNGQLSSVLLQAYLPVVDYQICSSPSYWGSTVKPTMVCAGGDGVRSGCQGDSGGPLHCAVNGQYQVHGVTSFVSSLGCNVARKPTVFTRVSAYISWINNVRRRRGLGGRGLRPGTVVAPMYQLYPGSAQPVPFFCFQVIAQN, encoded by the exons ATGACAACCCCCCAGTTGGGATTGACCCCCCCCTGCACCCTCTCTCCCGCAGGACGCTGCTCCGAGCAGGATCTCGATGGGGTGCAACGGGTGGTCGGTGGGACCGAGGCGCGCTCACACGCCTGGCCTTCCCAG ATCTCCCTCCAGTATTACTCTGGTGGCAGCTGGCATCACACctgcggagggtccctcatccAGAGAAACTGGGTGATGACCGCAGCCCATTGCGTGGATCG TAACATGAACTTCCGCGTTGTGGCCGGCGAGCACAACCTCAACAGGAACGACGGCAGCGAGCAGGTCTTCAGCGTGAGCAAGATCATCATCAATCCCTCCTGGAACAGCAACAACGCCGCCGCGGG CTACGACATCGCCCTGCTCCGCCTGGCCAGCTACGCCACCTTGAACAGTTACGTGCAGCTGGCAGTCCTGCCCCAGCAGGGATCCATCCTGCCCAACGACTACCCCTGCTACATCACAGGCTGGGGGCTCACCCGCA CCAACGGGCAGCTCTCCAGCGTCTTGCTGCAGGCGTACCTGCCCGTGGTGGACTACCAgatctgctccagcccctcttACTGGGGCTCCACCGTCAAGCCCACCATGGTCTGTGCCGGCGGTGACGGCGTACGCTCCGGCTGCCAG GGTGATTCGGGCGGTCCCCTCCACTGCGCGGTGAACGGGCAGTACCAGGTCCACGGCGTCACCAGCTTTGTCTCCAGCCTGGGCTGCAACGTCGCACGCAAACCCACCGTCTTCACCCGCGTCTCTGCCTACATCTCCTGGATAAACAACGTAAGGCGACGGCGGGGCTTGGGCGGCCGCGGGCTGAGACCTGGCACTGTCGTTGCACCGATGTACCAGCTCTATCCCGGCTCGGCTCAACCGGtgcctttcttctgcttccaGGTGATAGCCCAGAACTGA